TCGACTCCTCCAGCGGATAGTCCTTGTAGTAGGGCAGGTTGTAGGTGATGGCTCCGCCTTCGAAGGCGGTGACGCCGCCGGCGTAGGAGATCTCGCCGAGCAGTCGGGGGTCCCGGGTGCTGTGCCGGGTCTGCAGCGGGGTGGGGGTCCGGGCCGCCAACTGGCGCAGGGCCCGGACTCCGTGGTTCACCACCGGGAAACCGTTCAGCACGGACCGGTCCGGTGAGCTGGCGCGCAGGCCTTCCTCGGCACCGGAGTAGTCGTTGTTCCGGGACAGGGAGTCGACCTGGTACGACAGCACGTTCGCGCCGGCCCGGTGCAGTGCGCTGAACAGGGCCGCCTGGCCGATCGCGTCGGCCACCCCGCAGCGTGGCTGCAGCAGCGGCCGCCCCGTGTGCCGGGCCCGCAGCTGGGCGGCGGCGAGCAGGGGGCGTCCGCCGAGGAACTCGGCGTTGGCGTCGAGATCGGCGGCGTCCCGGCCGGTACGCCAGTGCTGCAGTACCTCCTTCCTGGCGATCCGGAAGTGCTCGTCCTCCATGCGCTGGTCCTCGGGCAGGACCAGCGTGCGGGACCGTGTCGCCGGAGTTCTCCCGTCCTGGGCGGTGAGAGCCGCGGGCCGCCGTCCGGCGAGGTCGTGCTCCAGGTTCCGCAGCACCTGACGCAGGTCGGCATAGCCCGGGAACACTCTGCGGAAGCCCAGTTCCCGGAAGTGGCGCGCGACCTCGTCCGGGGAGGACGACACGGACAGGTTGCCGCCGATGTACCAGTGGGCGTCGAGGGTGCCGTACTCCTTGCGCAGTTCGAGGAACTCGCGTGTGTAGAAGCGGCTGTGCCCGTCCATGCTGGAGATCATCACGACGTCGGCGGTGCGCGCCGCCTCGAAGAAGTCACGCAGCTCGTTCTGGGTGCGCAGGTCGATCACCTGGTAGCCGCTCTCCGTCAGGGCGTGCCGGAGAACGAACAGCCCCACGGAGTGGGCGTCGGCGCCTATACCGCCCAGCACTATTCGGTGCACACGGTTCTCCTGGTTCACGCTCGGTCGGGCGAGGCGGTCTCACA
This window of the Streptomyces sp. N50 genome carries:
- a CDS encoding methylaspartate mutase subunit E, whose protein sequence is MHRIVLGGIGADAHSVGLFVLRHALTESGYQVIDLRTQNELRDFFEAARTADVVMISSMDGHSRFYTREFLELRKEYGTLDAHWYIGGNLSVSSSPDEVARHFRELGFRRVFPGYADLRQVLRNLEHDLAGRRPAALTAQDGRTPATRSRTLVLPEDQRMEDEHFRIARKEVLQHWRTGRDAADLDANAEFLGGRPLLAAAQLRARHTGRPLLQPRCGVADAIGQAALFSALHRAGANVLSYQVDSLSRNNDYSGAEEGLRASSPDRSVLNGFPVVNHGVRALRQLAARTPTPLQTRHSTRDPRLLGEISYAGGVTAFEGGAITYNLPYYKDYPLEESIPVWQYVDRLTGLYAERYGIILDREFFGVLTATLLPPCLAIVTTLLEMLMAVGQGVRSVSLGYAEQGCRSQDVAAIQVMDEMADELVGHARHGVLVTTVFHQYMAAFPEARQKALALIRGSARTAALSGCGRVLLKTTAEAWGIPTVTENADAIRQARRSVDAATPADLDPAAVDMEKRLLRAECDHLLNAVLECGGGSVTKGVVRAFRLGLLDIPFAPSVHNRGEVLGIRDTGGAVRLLAPGRLPLPADIREFHRDRIQERLSKDRGQSRRTAAEMAAFDIRRVIEGDFDDWPLS